A genomic region of Candidatus Bathyarchaeota archaeon contains the following coding sequences:
- a CDS encoding orotate phosphoribosyltransferase: MHDELDFCKILLKTGAVKFGIFKLTSGKISSYYIDLRLILSFPEALKKVIEFYEKLVTSIGVNNFQRIAGIPTAGIPFASILAFKLNKPFIYVRKEAKPHGRERRIEGILYPGDEVLIVDDLTTTGKSMLNAISAIKAEGGIVTYAIVLIDREEGAEEKLMEENVKLKCFMKISDIAKKLLEMGAIDVKKYEEMVKT; this comes from the coding sequence ATGCATGATGAATTGGATTTTTGCAAGATACTACTTAAAACAGGCGCTGTTAAATTTGGTATTTTTAAACTTACAAGCGGGAAAATAAGCTCTTATTACATTGATTTAAGATTAATTTTAAGTTTTCCTGAAGCTTTAAAAAAAGTTATAGAATTTTATGAAAAACTTGTTACTTCAATTGGTGTAAATAATTTTCAAAGAATTGCAGGTATTCCTACAGCAGGTATTCCATTCGCTTCAATACTAGCTTTTAAATTAAATAAACCATTTATTTATGTAAGAAAGGAAGCTAAACCACATGGAAGAGAAAGAAGAATTGAGGGAATTCTTTATCCAGGAGATGAAGTTTTAATTGTTGATGATTTAACAACAACAGGGAAAAGCATGCTTAACGCTATAAGCGCAATTAAAGCTGAGGGAGGAATTGTTACATACGCTATAGTTTTAATTGATAGAGAAGAAGGAGCTGAAGAAAAACTTATGGAAGAAAACGTGAAATTAAAATGCTTTATGAAAATTTCAGATATTGCAAAGAAACTTTTAGAAATGGGCGCAATAGATGTTAAAAAATATGAAGAAATGGTTAAAACTTAA
- a CDS encoding type II glyceraldehyde-3-phosphate dehydrogenase, with translation MKINVSVNGYGTIGKRVAEAILKHPLLNLIGIGKYTPDHEAFLAVEKGFSIFAPKDSLTKFSSKGVKVEGSIEDMIKLSDVIVDCSPAGKGIENKKLYVSYNKKAIFQGGESKEVAELSFNSRCNFNAAKGKKYIRVVSCNTTALCRIIKPLMEYYQNQVKNIEAILLRRAADPCDDKTGPINAVKWSRAPSHHAEDVKTIMKDLKISTSAFIIPHTLAHLTYLIFNFNSDAPTQEEVYEIFKKERRVAVVENAQSTAQLIEASRDLELKRCDAYVVYLLMNTFNKNENKISFTIVTPQESIVIPENIDALIAQSNLMDEEKAQKITEKILHIDLIKESIEKIFSNQLTIPQLLHS, from the coding sequence ATGAAAATCAATGTTTCAGTAAATGGTTATGGAACAATAGGTAAAAGAGTTGCTGAAGCTATACTGAAACATCCACTCTTAAACTTAATAGGTATAGGAAAATATACACCAGATCATGAAGCTTTCTTAGCTGTTGAAAAAGGCTTTTCAATTTTCGCTCCAAAAGATTCCTTAACAAAATTTTCAAGTAAAGGAGTAAAAGTAGAAGGCTCAATAGAAGACATGATTAAACTTAGCGATGTAATAGTTGATTGTTCACCAGCTGGAAAAGGAATTGAAAACAAGAAACTTTATGTCTCATATAATAAAAAAGCTATTTTTCAAGGTGGAGAATCGAAAGAAGTTGCTGAATTAAGTTTTAATTCTCGATGCAATTTTAATGCTGCTAAAGGAAAAAAATACATTAGGGTTGTTAGCTGTAATACAACAGCTTTATGTCGAATAATTAAACCTTTAATGGAATATTATCAAAATCAAGTAAAAAATATTGAAGCAATTTTACTAAGACGAGCCGCAGATCCATGTGACGATAAAACAGGTCCAATAAATGCTGTAAAATGGAGTCGAGCTCCAAGCCATCATGCTGAAGATGTTAAAACAATTATGAAGGACCTTAAAATTTCTACATCTGCTTTCATTATTCCACATACACTAGCTCATTTAACTTATTTAATTTTCAATTTTAATAGCGACGCTCCAACTCAAGAAGAAGTATATGAAATATTTAAAAAAGAAAGAAGAGTAGCAGTAGTGGAAAATGCGCAATCAACAGCTCAATTAATTGAAGCTTCAAGAGATCTAGAGTTAAAAAGATGCGATGCTTATGTTGTATATCTTTTAATGAATACTTTTAATAAAAATGAGAATAAAATATCCTTCACAATTGTTACTCCTCAAGAATCTATAGTAATCCCGGAAAATATAGATGCTTTAATTGCTCAATCAAACTTAATGGATGAAGAAAAAGCTCAAAAAATTACAGAAAAAATTTTGCATATAGACTTAATAAAGGAATCTATAGAAAAAATTTTTTCTAATCAATTAACAATTCCACAATTGCTTCATAGTTAA
- a CDS encoding nucleotidyltransferase domain-containing protein, with protein MQKRLWNTAEVKFFKLNYEEVMKKLKEYSEKALAKGVKAVILIGSLAKGDYTAFSDADILIIFDEAPKNPVDRIKEFIDPSLPIEVEPRVYTTSEVLKMAKEKRRIIKEAIRYGKLLAGDKEIINTIKNALKNKEFKSTLR; from the coding sequence ATGCAGAAGAGATTATGGAATACTGCAGAAGTAAAATTCTTTAAGCTAAACTACGAAGAGGTTATGAAGAAGCTTAAAGAATATAGCGAGAAAGCTTTAGCTAAAGGTGTTAAAGCAGTAATTTTAATAGGTTCTCTTGCTAAAGGTGATTACACAGCTTTTTCAGATGCGGACATTCTTATAATATTTGATGAAGCGCCTAAAAACCCTGTAGATAGAATAAAAGAATTTATAGATCCAAGTTTACCGATAGAAGTTGAGCCTAGAGTATACACTACCAGCGAAGTTTTAAAGATGGCTAAAGAAAAAAGAAGAATAATTAAGGAAGCAATAAGATATGGTAAACTGCTTGCAGGAGATAAAGAAATTATAAATACCATTAAAAATGCTTTAAAAAATAAAGAATTTAAATCCACTTTACGATAA
- a CDS encoding phage holin family protein codes for MSKDQIYGGLIFAAALVVAIGYITAFFAPYFHLPPWWRDWAIALPVFIIVLAVLGILMWIGWVMFTTPPPQPIEVEEEEEKSEKELKVEEETKNE; via the coding sequence ATGAGTAAAGATCAAATTTATGGTGGTTTAATATTTGCTGCAGCTTTAGTAGTTGCTATAGGCTATATAACTGCTTTTTTTGCGCCTTACTTTCATTTACCTCCTTGGTGGAGAGATTGGGCTATTGCTTTACCTGTATTTATAATAGTTTTAGCTGTTCTAGGAATACTTATGTGGATTGGCTGGGTTATGTTTACTACGCCTCCGCCTCAACCTATAGAGGTTGAAGAAGAAGAGGAAAAAAGTGAGAAAGAATTAAAAGTCGAGGAGGAAACTAAAAATGAGTAA
- a CDS encoding 30S ribosomal protein S26e encodes MPKKRRSRGRSKGGKGRSDLVQCSNCGMLVPRDKAKKVTTQVSLVDPVLAKELKAKGAYIATQKVVKYYCVSCAVHFGVVKVRAKEERKQF; translated from the coding sequence ATGCCTAAAAAAAGGCGTTCGAGAGGTAGAAGTAAAGGTGGAAAAGGGCGGTCAGATCTTGTTCAATGCAGCAACTGTGGAATGCTTGTTCCTAGAGATAAAGCTAAAAAAGTAACTACACAAGTATCTTTAGTTGATCCAGTTTTAGCTAAAGAATTAAAGGCTAAAGGAGCTTATATTGCAACTCAAAAAGTTGTTAAATACTATTGTGTTTCATGTGCTGTTCATTTTGGAGTTGTAAAAGTTAGAGCTAAAGAAGAACGGAAACAATTTTAA
- a CDS encoding CDP-alcohol phosphatidyltransferase family protein: protein MLSKIKGYIESALSFIAELLHKAGFSPSTLSLIGLIFGFFSGFTYYKSNFIFERICLAALLMLISGFFDAIDGIVARKYGEASSFGGLLDSTLDRLSEIAIYFGLILGGLTSVEIGLGALTSSLMVSYVRARAEVEGLKLSGVGLAERPERLIILALFSFLNKIQIGLIIIFFFSSLTIIQRFIYAFKKLKG, encoded by the coding sequence ATGTTATCTAAAATAAAGGGTTACATTGAATCGGCTTTAAGTTTCATAGCGGAGCTTCTTCATAAAGCTGGTTTTTCCCCTTCTACTTTAAGTTTAATAGGTTTAATATTTGGTTTTTTTTCAGGTTTCACTTATTATAAATCAAATTTTATTTTTGAAAGAATTTGTTTAGCAGCTTTATTAATGCTTATTTCAGGTTTTTTTGATGCAATTGATGGCATTGTAGCTAGAAAATATGGTGAAGCTTCAAGCTTCGGTGGATTACTTGATTCAACTTTAGATAGATTAAGTGAAATAGCAATTTATTTTGGGCTGATTTTAGGTGGATTAACAAGCGTTGAAATTGGTTTAGGAGCTTTAACATCATCATTAATGGTAAGTTATGTTAGAGCTAGAGCTGAAGTTGAAGGTCTTAAACTTTCAGGTGTAGGTTTAGCTGAAAGACCTGAAAGATTAATAATTTTAGCTTTATTTTCTTTTTTAAATAAAATTCAAATAGGTTTAATTATAATATTTTTCTTTTCATCATTAACGATAATTCAAAGGTTTATTTATGCATTTAAAAAATTGAAGGGTTAA
- the pgk gene encoding phosphoglycerate kinase → MNDFLTLDDLNLNGKTVFLRVDINCPLNPETKRIIDDFRIKASALTLKELIDKNAKIVVLAHQGRPGDWDFISLKEHAEKFKELGFKIEFINEVYGDKVLNAIKKLEKGEVILLENVRFNPEEMLEKTPEEHSKSNFIQFLAPLGDFFINDAFSAAHRSQCSLVGFTTVMPSAAGRLMESEIKNLSRLFYAEKPSIAILGGAKFSDSIKIINALLNRGFDKILLAGLTAQAFLKALEVKLGAVNEANLKKEASTKFYEEAKKLLEVYLNKILLPEDFAVEKNGERIEISRNDLPIENLIYDIGSETINKFKTTLIDAKTIFLSGPAGAFEKPKFRKGTEELLKAIANSKAFTVIGGGHTIAALQKLKLLNKVSHVSVGGGALEAFIAGEPMPVIEALKNSAKKFMKK, encoded by the coding sequence TTGAACGATTTTTTAACTTTAGATGATTTAAACCTTAATGGAAAAACAGTTTTTTTAAGAGTTGATATTAATTGTCCTTTAAATCCTGAAACAAAAAGAATAATTGATGATTTTAGAATTAAAGCTAGCGCTTTAACATTAAAAGAGCTAATCGATAAAAATGCTAAAATAGTTGTTTTAGCGCATCAAGGAAGACCAGGAGACTGGGATTTTATCTCTTTAAAAGAGCATGCTGAAAAATTTAAAGAGCTCGGCTTTAAAATTGAATTTATAAATGAAGTTTATGGTGATAAAGTGTTAAATGCTATTAAAAAACTTGAAAAAGGTGAAGTGATTTTACTGGAAAATGTACGTTTTAACCCGGAAGAAATGCTTGAAAAAACTCCTGAAGAACACTCTAAAAGTAATTTTATTCAGTTTTTAGCGCCGTTAGGCGACTTCTTTATTAATGATGCTTTTTCAGCAGCTCATAGATCGCAATGTTCTTTAGTAGGCTTCACAACTGTAATGCCTTCAGCTGCAGGTAGATTAATGGAATCTGAAATAAAAAATTTAAGTAGACTTTTTTATGCTGAAAAACCTTCAATAGCTATTTTAGGTGGAGCAAAGTTTTCAGATTCTATAAAAATAATTAATGCGCTTTTAAATAGAGGTTTTGATAAAATTTTATTAGCAGGTTTAACTGCTCAAGCTTTTTTAAAGGCTTTAGAAGTTAAACTCGGCGCAGTTAATGAAGCTAATCTTAAAAAAGAAGCTTCAACAAAATTTTATGAAGAAGCTAAAAAGCTTCTTGAAGTTTATTTAAATAAAATTTTGCTTCCTGAAGATTTTGCTGTGGAAAAAAACGGTGAAAGAATAGAAATTTCAAGAAACGATTTGCCAATTGAAAATCTAATTTATGATATTGGAAGTGAAACAATAAATAAATTTAAAACAACTTTAATTGATGCTAAAACTATTTTCTTAAGCGGACCTGCAGGAGCTTTTGAAAAACCTAAATTCCGTAAAGGAACTGAAGAATTACTTAAAGCTATAGCTAACTCTAAAGCCTTCACTGTTATTGGTGGAGGACATACTATAGCTGCTCTTCAAAAATTAAAGCTGCTTAATAAAGTGTCTCATGTAAGTGTTGGTGGAGGTGCTCTTGAAGCTTTTATAGCTGGGGAACCTATGCCTGTTATTGAAGCTTTAAAAAATTCAGCTAAAAAATTTATGAAAAAGTGA
- the gap gene encoding type I glyceraldehyde-3-phosphate dehydrogenase — translation MIYRLAINGFGRIGRCFFRASLNNEMFKKKFSIVAVNDLTDAKTLAHLLKYDSIFKTLNVNITVKGNTIKVGDNEFLVLKDSNPENLPWKSLEVDYVLESTGLFTTREGAEKHLKAGAKKVIISAPAKNPDVTIVMGVNEEIYNPKQHKIISMASCTTGSLAPVIKILNEKFGVEAGFITTCHAYTNDQRLLDLPHKDLRRARAAALSIIPTTTGAAKAIGEVIPELNGKLDGLALRVPVPNGSITDIVVLLKKEVTKEEVNTVLKEASQKEKNIIEYTEEPIVSIDIIGNPHSAIIDGLSTNVIGGKGKLVKILSWYDNEWGFSSRLVDLLIYIASRDEES, via the coding sequence TTGATTTATAGATTAGCGATTAACGGTTTTGGACGTATAGGAAGATGCTTTTTTAGAGCTTCTTTAAATAATGAAATGTTTAAAAAGAAATTCTCAATAGTAGCTGTTAACGATTTAACAGATGCGAAAACTCTCGCGCATTTATTAAAATATGATTCGATATTTAAAACTTTAAATGTTAATATAACAGTTAAAGGTAATACCATTAAAGTTGGAGATAATGAATTTTTAGTTTTAAAAGATTCTAATCCTGAAAATTTACCGTGGAAATCTCTTGAAGTAGATTATGTTCTTGAATCAACAGGTTTATTTACAACTCGTGAAGGCGCTGAAAAACATTTAAAAGCTGGAGCTAAAAAAGTTATAATTTCTGCTCCAGCAAAAAACCCTGATGTAACAATAGTTATGGGTGTTAATGAGGAAATTTATAATCCTAAACAACATAAAATTATTTCAATGGCTTCATGCACAACTGGAAGTTTAGCTCCAGTAATTAAAATTCTTAATGAAAAATTTGGTGTTGAAGCAGGTTTTATAACAACTTGCCATGCATATACAAACGATCAAAGACTTTTAGATTTACCTCATAAAGATTTAAGAAGAGCTAGAGCTGCAGCTCTCTCAATTATTCCGACAACAACTGGAGCCGCTAAAGCTATAGGGGAAGTTATTCCAGAATTAAATGGAAAACTTGATGGTTTAGCTTTAAGAGTGCCTGTTCCAAACGGTTCAATAACCGATATAGTTGTTTTACTAAAAAAAGAAGTAACTAAAGAGGAAGTTAATACAGTTTTAAAAGAAGCTTCTCAAAAAGAAAAAAACATAATAGAATATACTGAAGAACCAATTGTTTCAATAGATATAATTGGGAATCCCCATTCAGCCATAATTGATGGGTTAAGCACTAATGTTATAGGAGGTAAAGGGAAACTAGTAAAAATTTTAAGTTGGTATGATAATGAATGGGGCTTCTCAAGTAGGCTAGTAGATTTGTTAATATATATTGCTTCAAGAGATGAGGAATCTTGA
- a CDS encoding FAD-binding oxidoreductase — protein MAGNSFPILGGICLDTHKMNNILELDLNNQMIVVEPGGLFAIL, from the coding sequence GTGGCTGGAAATTCTTTTCCAATTTTAGGGGGAATATGCCTTGATACGCATAAAATGAATAACATTCTTGAATTAGATTTAAATAATCAAATGATTGTGGTAGAGCCTGGGGGGTTGTTTGCGATACTTTAA
- the proS gene encoding proline--tRNA ligase, with translation MSKDIGITVKKFEDFSEWYTQVVIKTGLADYAPLKGFMVLMPYGYAIWEKISSFIDNELKKLGHKNAYFPALIPESFLKKEAEHFKGFSPEVFWVTHAGDDELTERLAIRPTSETIAYVSYAKWIKSWRDLPLLLNFWNSVLRAEIKSTKPFLRTSEFLWQEGHTVHATKEEADKEVMVILNLYKRLIEDYLAIPTLAGYKSEKEKFVGALYTATLESLMPDGKALQMATAHNLGQNFSKAFEIKYIGKDEQEHYAWNACWGISWRLIGALIMVHGDDKGLVLPPKIAPIQIVIIPIFYSEEDKVKVLAKAKTVLSKLKKVKLSVELDDRPQYTPGWKFNDWEMRGIPLRIEIGPRDVQNNQVVAARRDSGEKIIIKDEELTVVVRNLLKEIQKNLFEKAKKFLEEHITTVKNYDEFKKVLEEKGGFIKACWCSSDFCEEKIKEETGATIRLIPFEKEEVFASCIYCGKKATKIAYFAKSY, from the coding sequence ATGAGTAAGGATATTGGGATTACTGTTAAAAAATTTGAGGATTTTTCAGAATGGTATACGCAAGTTGTTATTAAAACTGGGCTTGCAGATTACGCGCCTTTAAAAGGTTTTATGGTTCTTATGCCTTATGGTTACGCTATTTGGGAAAAAATAAGTTCTTTTATTGATAATGAATTAAAGAAGCTTGGACATAAAAACGCGTATTTTCCAGCTTTAATTCCAGAAAGCTTTCTTAAAAAGGAAGCTGAACATTTTAAAGGCTTCTCTCCTGAAGTTTTTTGGGTTACTCATGCAGGAGATGATGAATTAACTGAACGTTTAGCAATTAGACCCACTTCTGAAACTATTGCTTATGTATCTTATGCTAAATGGATTAAAAGTTGGAGAGATTTACCTTTATTATTAAATTTTTGGAATTCAGTTTTAAGAGCTGAAATTAAATCAACAAAACCTTTTCTTAGAACAAGCGAGTTTTTATGGCAAGAAGGTCATACTGTGCATGCAACTAAGGAGGAAGCTGATAAAGAAGTTATGGTTATTTTAAACCTTTATAAACGATTAATTGAAGATTATTTAGCTATTCCAACTTTGGCAGGTTATAAATCTGAAAAAGAAAAGTTTGTTGGTGCGCTTTATACAGCTACTTTAGAAAGCCTTATGCCTGATGGAAAAGCTCTTCAAATGGCTACAGCTCATAATTTAGGACAGAATTTTTCAAAAGCGTTTGAAATCAAGTATATTGGTAAGGATGAGCAGGAGCATTACGCTTGGAATGCTTGTTGGGGTATTTCTTGGCGTTTAATCGGCGCTTTAATAATGGTTCATGGTGATGATAAAGGTTTAGTTTTACCGCCTAAAATTGCGCCTATACAAATAGTTATTATTCCAATATTTTACTCTGAAGAAGATAAAGTTAAGGTTTTAGCTAAAGCTAAAACTGTTCTTTCTAAGCTTAAAAAAGTAAAGTTAAGCGTTGAATTGGATGATAGACCTCAATATACGCCTGGATGGAAATTTAATGATTGGGAAATGCGTGGTATACCATTAAGGATAGAAATAGGACCTAGAGATGTTCAAAACAATCAAGTTGTTGCTGCTAGAAGAGATTCAGGTGAAAAAATAATTATTAAGGATGAAGAATTAACTGTTGTTGTACGAAATCTTTTGAAGGAAATTCAGAAAAACCTTTTTGAGAAAGCTAAAAAATTTCTTGAAGAACATATAACAACTGTTAAAAACTATGATGAATTCAAGAAGGTTTTAGAAGAAAAAGGAGGCTTTATTAAAGCTTGCTGGTGCTCAAGCGATTTTTGTGAAGAAAAAATAAAAGAGGAGACTGGTGCAACAATTAGGCTTATTCCATTTGAAAAGGAAGAAGTTTTTGCTTCATGCATTTACTGTGGAAAGAAAGCTACTAAAATAGCTTATTTCGCTAAATCCTATTAA
- a CDS encoding HEPN domain-containing protein: MVSRVNDWLKQALKDLEHAKKSLELNDYEWACFAAQQSAEKAVKALYQKLSVEVWGRSIFHMLSSLPNEYKPSEELIDKAKELDRHYIPTRYPNFHPEGAPLDYYTKEDAKRAVKYAEEIMEYCRSKIL, translated from the coding sequence ATGGTTTCTAGGGTTAACGATTGGTTAAAGCAAGCTTTAAAGGATTTAGAGCATGCCAAAAAATCTTTAGAGCTTAACGATTATGAATGGGCTTGCTTCGCTGCGCAGCAATCAGCTGAAAAAGCTGTTAAAGCTTTATATCAAAAGTTAAGCGTTGAGGTTTGGGGGCGTTCAATATTTCATATGCTTTCTTCTCTCCCTAATGAATATAAACCTTCTGAAGAATTAATAGATAAAGCTAAAGAGCTTGATAGGCATTATATTCCAACAAGATACCCAAACTTTCATCCTGAAGGTGCACCATTAGATTACTACACTAAAGAAGATGCGAAAAGAGCTGTTAAATATGCAGAAGAGATTATGGAATACTGCAGAAGTAAAATTCTTTAA
- the tsaA gene encoding tRNA (N6-threonylcarbamoyladenosine(37)-N6)-methyltransferase TrmO: protein MHKKPELKFIGVVESVNELSKIRIFQEFCDGLQRIEDFSHLIILYWFHLKDNEYERSVLKVIPKRHRDAPQVGVFASRSPSRPNPIGLSIVELVKIDECNLIVKGLDAFEGSPIIDIKPYLPEEFIANAKAPAWATHK, encoded by the coding sequence ATGCATAAAAAACCAGAATTAAAATTTATTGGAGTTGTAGAAAGCGTTAATGAATTATCTAAAATCAGGATTTTTCAAGAATTTTGTGATGGACTTCAAAGAATTGAGGATTTTTCTCATCTTATTATTCTCTATTGGTTCCATTTAAAAGATAATGAATATGAAAGAAGCGTTTTAAAAGTTATTCCAAAAAGACATAGAGATGCCCCTCAAGTTGGAGTTTTCGCTTCTAGAAGTCCAAGCAGACCGAACCCTATTGGATTAAGTATAGTTGAACTTGTAAAAATTGATGAATGCAATTTAATTGTTAAGGGGTTGGATGCTTTTGAAGGTTCACCTATAATAGACATTAAACCCTACCTTCCAGAAGAGTTTATAGCAAATGCTAAAGCACCAGCTTGGGCTACGCATAAATAA
- a CDS encoding 4-oxalocrotonate tautomerase family protein produces MPIIHINVWKGFSNEAKKKLIEGITKIFIEVGVPAEAVEVVIHEIPMENWGIAGQQASEKFKHIKTP; encoded by the coding sequence ATGCCAATAATCCATATAAATGTATGGAAAGGCTTTTCAAATGAAGCTAAAAAGAAACTAATTGAAGGCATAACTAAAATATTCATAGAGGTTGGCGTCCCAGCTGAAGCTGTTGAAGTTGTAATCCATGAGATTCCAATGGAAAATTGGGGAATTGCAGGCCAACAAGCTAGTGAAAAATTTAAACATATAAAAACACCATAA
- a CDS encoding threonine--tRNA ligase has translation MRMLLIHADEFSYEVKSKAIPEPEEPKNLKAFVKNALVVFCTIEKNDEKNPEVIASKAVENITDVFNRVKAENIVIYPYAHLSSDLASKEVAIPILEKIEEKINKEGFKVYRSPFGWYKSFNLNCKGHPLSELSRTITLEKEEVATEIKTEYAIMDLDGNLYNPMEYKFKHEEAELKALVEKEALKKELTGGKPKFLDYCSKFGIEWEPYSDIGHMRYGPEGTLIFDLISEYAWQLVNSLEIPIFSVKGTNMFNVAEPPVKEHAKLFGEKLYEIKADEKTLILRYAACHQQFAMVKDWIISYKQMPFGTFEVADSYRLEKSGELLLCFRVRKLHMPDLHIYCKDLENAKEISLKIHEKIYEEIRKLGREYVSIYNITRKFFEENKDFLLKLLSIEKKPVLINFVPEGRFYWVINVEYTIIDELNRPREIATFQIDIGNSRRFNIYYIDEKGEKVYPPIIHTALIGTVERYLFTLLDSASKKEAKGLKPSLPLWLSPIQVRLIPINQSYLPEALNLAEKLKSALIRVDIDDREDTVPKKVFLAEKEWIPYILVIGKKEVETGKLTVRVREEEKQKTMLINELIAEIKDKTKGYPFKPLNLPMLLSKKPIYKMVK, from the coding sequence ATGCGGATGCTTTTAATTCATGCTGATGAATTTAGTTATGAAGTAAAAAGTAAAGCTATACCTGAGCCTGAAGAACCAAAAAATCTTAAAGCATTTGTTAAGAATGCGCTTGTAGTTTTCTGTACAATTGAGAAAAATGATGAAAAAAACCCTGAAGTAATAGCTTCTAAAGCTGTTGAAAATATTACTGATGTTTTTAATAGGGTTAAAGCTGAAAACATAGTCATTTATCCTTATGCTCATTTATCAAGTGATTTAGCTTCTAAAGAAGTGGCTATCCCTATTCTTGAGAAAATAGAAGAAAAAATCAATAAAGAGGGTTTTAAAGTTTATAGAAGTCCATTTGGTTGGTATAAAAGTTTTAATTTAAATTGTAAAGGCCATCCGCTTTCAGAGCTTTCAAGAACAATCACGCTTGAAAAAGAAGAGGTTGCAACTGAAATTAAAACCGAATATGCTATAATGGATTTGGATGGAAACCTTTATAACCCAATGGAATATAAGTTTAAACATGAAGAAGCTGAACTTAAAGCTTTAGTTGAAAAAGAAGCTTTAAAAAAAGAGTTAACAGGTGGTAAACCTAAATTTCTAGATTATTGCAGTAAATTTGGTATAGAGTGGGAGCCATACTCTGATATAGGTCATATGCGTTATGGGCCTGAAGGAACATTGATTTTTGATTTAATAAGTGAATATGCTTGGCAACTCGTTAACTCTCTTGAAATCCCAATTTTTAGTGTTAAAGGAACAAACATGTTTAATGTAGCTGAACCACCTGTAAAAGAACATGCTAAACTTTTTGGAGAAAAACTTTATGAAATTAAAGCTGATGAAAAAACATTAATTTTAAGGTATGCTGCTTGTCATCAACAATTTGCTATGGTGAAAGACTGGATTATAAGCTATAAACAAATGCCTTTCGGAACATTTGAAGTAGCTGATAGTTATAGGCTAGAGAAAAGCGGTGAATTACTGCTTTGCTTTAGAGTTAGAAAGCTTCACATGCCTGATTTACATATTTATTGTAAAGATTTAGAAAATGCTAAAGAAATATCATTAAAAATTCATGAAAAAATTTATGAAGAAATAAGAAAACTTGGGAGAGAATACGTTTCAATATACAATATCACAAGAAAATTTTTTGAGGAAAATAAAGATTTTCTTTTAAAACTTTTAAGTATAGAGAAAAAACCTGTATTAATAAATTTTGTTCCTGAAGGAAGATTTTATTGGGTTATAAATGTTGAATACACGATAATTGATGAACTAAATAGACCTAGAGAAATAGCAACTTTCCAAATTGATATTGGAAACTCTAGAAGATTTAATATTTATTACATAGATGAAAAAGGCGAGAAAGTTTATCCCCCTATAATCCATACAGCTTTAATTGGAACTGTAGAAAGATACCTTTTTACTTTACTAGATTCCGCTTCAAAAAAAGAAGCTAAAGGTTTAAAACCCTCTCTACCTTTATGGCTTAGCCCAATTCAAGTACGGTTAATCCCAATTAACCAATCCTACTTACCTGAAGCCTTAAATTTAGCTGAAAAACTAAAATCTGCTTTAATTAGAGTTGATATAGATGATAGAGAAGATACTGTGCCTAAAAAAGTGTTTTTAGCAGAAAAAGAGTGGATTCCATATATTTTAGTTATCGGTAAAAAAGAAGTTGAAACTGGAAAGTTAACTGTTAGAGTTAGAGAAGAAGAAAAACAAAAAACTATGCTTATTAATGAATTAATCGCAGAAATTAAAGATAAAACTAAAGGTTACCCATTTAAGCCTTTAAATCTACCTATGCTCTTAAGTAAAAAACCGATTTATAAAATGGTTAAATAA